In Carassius auratus strain Wakin unplaced genomic scaffold, ASM336829v1 scaf_tig00003102, whole genome shotgun sequence, a genomic segment contains:
- the LOC113070141 gene encoding fucolectin-like isoform X1 has protein sequence MNWSDFYKSLFLLGFFSIQTNAGEGVKIATWGSVEQSSTHSDWYAQKALDGVKSTCTHTDLESNAWWKLDLMKAYNVNRVTITNRNGCCSDRINGAEIRIGNNSSNVFSNPVCAVVSTIPEGATYSYPCYGMKGRYVSVDLPGPTAQHLTLCEVEVYEEEDLCEDET, from the exons ATGAACTGGAGTGATTTCTACAAGAGTCTGTTTTTACTGG GGTTTTTCTCCATTCAAACAAATGCAGGAGAAGGAG TGAAAATAGCAACATGGGGAAGCGTCGAGCAGTCATCAACACATAGTGACTGGTATGCACAAAAAGCTCTGGATGGGGTAAAATCCACCTGCACTCATACAGATTTAGAGAGTAACGCGTGGTGGAAGCTGGATCTGATGAAGGCGTACAACGTGAACAGAGTGACCATCACTAACAGAAACGGGTGCTGTAGCGACAGGATAAACGGGGCAGAGATTCGGATTGGAAACAATTCTTCAAATGTTTTCAGCAACCCAGT ATGTGCCGTAGTCTCTACTATTCCAGAAGGAGCCACCTACAGCTATCCGTGTTATGGGATGAAGGGACGTTATGTTTCTGTGGATCTTCCTGGACCTACAGCACAGCATCTTACTCTCTGTGAAGTGGAGGTCTATGAAGAAG
- the LOC113070141 gene encoding fucolectin-like isoform X2, with product MNWSDFYKSLFLLGFFSIQTNAGEGVKIATWGSVEQSSTHSDWYAQKALDGVKSTCTHTDLESNAWWKLDLMKAYNVNRVTITNRNGCCSDRINGAEIRIGNNSSNVFSNPVCAVVSTIPEGATYSYPCYGMKGRYVSVDLPGPTAQHLTLCEVEVYEEDLCEDET from the exons ATGAACTGGAGTGATTTCTACAAGAGTCTGTTTTTACTGG GGTTTTTCTCCATTCAAACAAATGCAGGAGAAGGAG TGAAAATAGCAACATGGGGAAGCGTCGAGCAGTCATCAACACATAGTGACTGGTATGCACAAAAAGCTCTGGATGGGGTAAAATCCACCTGCACTCATACAGATTTAGAGAGTAACGCGTGGTGGAAGCTGGATCTGATGAAGGCGTACAACGTGAACAGAGTGACCATCACTAACAGAAACGGGTGCTGTAGCGACAGGATAAACGGGGCAGAGATTCGGATTGGAAACAATTCTTCAAATGTTTTCAGCAACCCAGT ATGTGCCGTAGTCTCTACTATTCCAGAAGGAGCCACCTACAGCTATCCGTGTTATGGGATGAAGGGACGTTATGTTTCTGTGGATCTTCCTGGACCTACAGCACAGCATCTTACTCTCTGTGAAGTGGAGGTCTATGAAGAAG